Proteins encoded within one genomic window of Streptomyces profundus:
- the arc gene encoding proteasome ATPase, with amino-acid sequence MEEVRTVVSQNDDSNRGIRSGRGSDDPTRQIAELEQEITVLRRKLADSPRHTRILEERIVELQTNLSGVSAQNERLATTLREARDQIVALKEEVDRLAQPPSGFGVFLIANEDGTADIFTGGRKLRVNVSPGLELDELRRGQEVMLNEALNIVAAMEFESAGDIVTLKEVLEDGERALVVGHTDEERVVKLAEPLMAATLRAGDALLLEPRSGYVFEVVPKSEVEELVLEEVPDIDYTRIGGLGGQIELIRDAVELPYLYPDLFREHELRPPKGVLLYGPPGCGKTLIAKAVANSLAKKVAEVTGKPAGKSFFLNIKGPELLNKYVGETERHIRLVFQRAREKASEGTPVIVFFDEMDSLFRTRGSGVSSDVENTIVPQLLSEIDGVEGLENVIVIGASNREDMIDPAILRPGRLDVKIKIERPDAEAARDIFSKYLTARLPLHADDVQEHQGSPDAAIDGMIQTVVEQMYAETEENRFLEVTYANGDKEVLYFKDFNSGAMIQNIVDRAKKMAIKDFLDHQQKGIRVSHLISACVDEFKENEDLPNTTNPDDWARISGKKGERIVFIRTLVTGKQGGDTGRSIDTVANTGQYL; translated from the coding sequence TTGGAGGAGGTGAGGACCGTGGTATCCCAGAACGACGACAGCAACCGCGGCATCCGGTCCGGGCGAGGTTCCGACGACCCGACCCGCCAGATCGCCGAACTTGAGCAGGAGATCACCGTCCTGCGCCGAAAGCTGGCCGATTCGCCGCGGCACACTCGGATTCTCGAAGAGCGGATTGTCGAGCTCCAGACGAATCTGTCCGGCGTTTCCGCGCAGAACGAGCGGCTCGCGACCACGTTGCGCGAGGCCCGCGACCAGATCGTGGCCCTCAAGGAAGAAGTGGACCGGCTCGCCCAGCCGCCGTCCGGCTTCGGAGTCTTTCTCATCGCCAACGAGGACGGCACCGCCGATATCTTCACCGGCGGCCGAAAGCTTCGGGTCAACGTCAGCCCGGGCCTGGAACTCGACGAGCTGCGCCGTGGCCAGGAGGTCATGCTCAACGAGGCGCTCAACATCGTGGCCGCGATGGAGTTCGAGAGCGCGGGCGACATCGTCACCCTCAAGGAGGTCCTGGAGGACGGCGAGCGCGCCCTGGTGGTCGGCCACACCGACGAGGAGCGGGTCGTCAAGCTCGCCGAGCCGCTGATGGCGGCCACGCTGCGGGCCGGGGACGCGCTGCTGCTTGAGCCCCGCTCCGGCTATGTCTTCGAGGTGGTGCCCAAGAGCGAGGTCGAGGAGCTGGTCCTCGAAGAGGTCCCGGACATCGACTACACCAGGATCGGCGGCCTCGGCGGCCAGATCGAGCTGATCAGGGACGCCGTCGAGCTTCCGTATCTCTACCCGGACCTCTTCCGCGAGCACGAGCTGCGCCCCCCCAAGGGCGTGCTGCTCTACGGCCCGCCCGGCTGCGGCAAGACGCTGATCGCCAAGGCGGTCGCCAACTCCCTTGCCAAGAAGGTTGCCGAGGTCACCGGCAAGCCGGCGGGGAAGAGCTTCTTCCTCAACATCAAGGGCCCCGAGCTGCTCAACAAGTACGTGGGCGAGACCGAGCGGCACATCCGCCTGGTCTTCCAGCGGGCCAGGGAGAAGGCCAGCGAGGGCACCCCGGTCATCGTCTTCTTCGACGAGATGGACTCCCTCTTCCGCACCCGTGGCTCCGGCGTCAGCTCGGACGTGGAGAACACCATCGTCCCGCAGCTGCTCTCCGAGATCGACGGTGTGGAGGGCCTGGAGAACGTCATCGTGATCGGCGCCTCGAACCGCGAGGACATGATCGACCCGGCGATCCTGCGGCCAGGGCGTCTCGATGTGAAGATCAAGATCGAGCGCCCCGACGCGGAGGCCGCCAGGGACATCTTCTCCAAGTACCTCACCGCCAGGCTCCCGCTGCACGCCGACGACGTGCAGGAACACCAGGGCAGCCCGGACGCGGCGATCGACGGCATGATCCAGACCGTCGTGGAGCAGATGTACGCGGAGACCGAGGAGAACCGCTTCCTGGAGGTCACCTACGCCAACGGTGACAAGGAGGTCCTCTACTTCAAGGACTTCAACTCCGGCGCCATGATCCAGAACATCGTGGACCGGGCCAAGAAGATGGCGATCAAGGACTTCCTCGACCACCAGCAGAAGGGCATCCGTGTCTCCCATCTGATCTCGGCCTGCGTGGACGAGTTCAAGGAGAACGAGGACCTGCCCAACACCACCAACCCGGACGACTGGGCCCGGATCTCCGGTAAGAAGGGCGAGCGGATCGTCTTCATCCGCACCCTGGTCACCGGCAAGCAGGGCGGCGACACCGGCCGCTCGATCGACACGGTGGCGAACACCGGCCAGTACCTGTAA
- a CDS encoding ferredoxin, with amino-acid sequence MTTRNEAPQADELEVWIDQDLCTGDGICAQYAPEVFELDIDGLAYVKPPTEPGTEAELLTEPGASAPVPLPLLREITDSVKDCPGQCIHVRRVADRTEVLGPDAE; translated from the coding sequence ATGACCACGAGGAACGAAGCGCCTCAGGCCGATGAGCTTGAGGTCTGGATCGATCAGGACCTCTGCACCGGCGACGGAATCTGCGCGCAGTACGCGCCCGAGGTGTTCGAGTTGGACATCGACGGTCTCGCCTATGTGAAACCGCCGACGGAGCCGGGGACGGAGGCCGAGTTGCTGACCGAGCCGGGGGCCAGCGCCCCGGTGCCGCTGCCGCTGCTGCGGGAGATCACCGACTCGGTCAAGGACTGCCCCGGCCAGTGCATCCATGTCCGCCGGGTCGCCGACCGCACGGAGGTGCTGGGCCCCGACGCCGAGTGA
- a CDS encoding tRNA (adenine-N1)-methyltransferase produces MSEPTGAARRRGPFQVGDQVQLTDPKGRHYTFTLEAGKSFHTHKGAFPHDELIGAPEGSVVRTTGNVAYLALRPLLPDYVLSMPRGAAVVYPKDAGQILAMADIFLGARVVEAGVGSGSLSAFLLRAIGDQGMLHSYERRADFADIARENVTRYFGAPHPAWQLTVGDLQDHLSDTEVDRVILDMLAPWECLDAVSKALVPGGIVCAYVATTTQLARTVETIREHGTFNEPTAWETMVRTWHVEGLAVRPDHRMIGHTGFLLTARRLADGVTPPLRRRRPAPGAYGSDYTGPGSAG; encoded by the coding sequence ATGTCCGAACCGACCGGTGCCGCCCGCCGTCGTGGGCCCTTCCAGGTCGGGGACCAGGTCCAGCTCACCGACCCCAAGGGACGCCACTACACCTTCACGCTCGAAGCGGGAAAGAGCTTCCACACCCACAAGGGAGCCTTCCCCCACGACGAGCTGATCGGTGCCCCCGAGGGATCCGTGGTCCGCACCACGGGAAACGTCGCCTATCTGGCGCTGCGCCCACTGCTCCCCGACTACGTCCTGTCCATGCCGCGCGGCGCCGCCGTCGTCTACCCCAAGGACGCGGGGCAGATCCTGGCGATGGCCGACATCTTCCTCGGCGCCCGGGTGGTGGAGGCGGGCGTCGGCTCGGGATCGCTCTCCGCGTTCCTGCTCCGGGCCATCGGCGACCAGGGGATGCTGCACTCCTACGAGCGCAGAGCCGACTTCGCCGACATCGCGCGGGAGAACGTCACCCGCTACTTCGGCGCCCCGCACCCGGCCTGGCAGTTGACCGTCGGCGATCTCCAGGACCACCTCTCGGACACCGAGGTGGACCGCGTGATCCTGGACATGCTCGCCCCCTGGGAGTGCCTCGACGCGGTCTCCAAGGCCCTGGTGCCCGGCGGGATCGTCTGCGCCTATGTGGCCACCACCACCCAACTGGCGCGCACCGTCGAGACCATCAGGGAGCACGGCACGTTCAACGAGCCGACCGCCTGGGAGACCATGGTCCGCACCTGGCATGTGGAGGGTCTGGCGGTCCGTCCCGACCACCGGATGATCGGCCACACCGGCTTCCTGCTCACCGCGCGCCGCCTGGCCGACGGCGTCACCCCGCCGCTGCGCCGCCGCCGCCCGGCGCCGGGCGCCTACGGCTCCGACTACACGGGCCCTGGGTCGGCCGGCTGA